In Cystobacter fuscus DSM 2262, one DNA window encodes the following:
- a CDS encoding DEAD/DEAH box helicase, with translation MSRQPLAKSSSSFPSRLSSWLTPSRLRELVEARVYARGEELADSGGVTKWSVTPTGLEGDVRGPGRALHDVVLSVDEQGLDGDCSCERYLLSGFCEHLVALALVWNRAQAPEKPAESTSSRPRTPEQVRAWLAEHQVAHLVRVPLMEVKPFLPHSTEWLHLLFRIAHHPLVSLLDGTLRPSFLNPPRIDVLERAAWARVEAEVESVRRGLERERLHPGPPPPTDARLAPLVQALHRLRARVREHVVPRELPTSSLTFVIHGEPPAFLVYELPPGHAHMTVGEAPASRAVRVELSRVLEGGEAVVCSHCDPSRPARCVHAVSALDRVMETLSETRRAEENARLAERLFVEPGRKLLEALDKARVLADVRSAPASGAQVSFRLEGVESGAPRLRPLLHRPAKKGGVSKGSLVSPRDTAEARELLTCPEEEQALELCLLMERQYGAAERHPLLVQALKLLAHGHRLVLDSRRDTPLRVRALPLGFSLDEGEPDEDELWVEPSVEGLAVLEWAREKLRDRSPLPWLLVHGEAPEPPELVLVSVSPAAMAVLSTVVEQGGRLPLAWRAELLDRLGGVESAFPLSLPPSLEGREVPAEPGLLLRLRPTGAESLEGQWFARPLSGARPRVPGEGVDIVRGSREGERVWTRRNLEDERARVATAMQWLGLPMVEPGRFELMGAEASLGFLERLEEPERPAWDVEWEERPWRLVRTPEAKGLKVSVQRERDWFSVKGGVKVEDERVELAVLLDALRRGHRYVPLGKGRWLRITQALRGQLQPLADVAHASRGHWEVGAAAVPALDALAEAGADVEAPPDWRRLAGRIRKAGRLEVPVPAGLRAELRDYQREGFEWMARLAEWGGGGCLADDMGLGKTLQTLALLLRRAHEGPALVVAPTSVCFNWLREAERFTPSLKMHAYRDAEREALLSRVGPGDVVVVSYGLLTRELERFTPVSFATLVLDEAQAVKNPDTARARALCSLQAEARIALSGTPVENRLSELWSLFRLVFPGLLGSRESFRQRFAGPIERDKDPEARAALARLVRPFLLRRTKAQVARELPARVETVVPITLSEAERRLYEDTRLAALDRIAKAEGPEKRFAVLAALTRLRLAACHPRFVDADSPVPSSKLERLLELVDGLRAEGGRALVFSQFVKHLTLVREALEARGVSSQYLDGGTPAAEREARVAAFQGGEGDVFLISLKAGGTGLNLTAADHVFHLDPWWNPAAEDQATDRAHRIGQTRPVTVMRLIAEGTIEEAILALHEEKRDLASSLLSDADGAAALSTEQLLGLLRASADGERAG, from the coding sequence AGCGCTCCACGACGTCGTGCTCTCCGTGGACGAGCAGGGCCTGGATGGGGATTGCTCCTGCGAGCGCTACCTCCTGAGTGGGTTCTGCGAGCATCTGGTGGCGCTGGCCCTGGTGTGGAACAGGGCCCAGGCGCCCGAGAAGCCCGCCGAGTCCACCTCGTCGCGGCCGCGGACTCCAGAACAGGTACGGGCGTGGCTGGCGGAGCATCAGGTTGCCCACTTGGTGCGCGTGCCCCTGATGGAGGTGAAGCCCTTCCTGCCTCACTCGACCGAGTGGCTCCACCTCCTGTTCCGGATCGCCCATCACCCCCTGGTCTCGCTCCTGGACGGGACCCTGCGGCCCTCCTTCCTGAATCCCCCTCGCATTGACGTGCTGGAACGCGCGGCCTGGGCCCGGGTGGAGGCCGAGGTCGAGTCCGTGCGTCGGGGACTGGAGCGCGAGCGTCTCCATCCAGGGCCTCCACCTCCCACGGACGCGCGCCTCGCTCCCCTGGTCCAGGCGCTGCACCGGCTCCGGGCCCGGGTGCGTGAGCACGTCGTGCCCCGGGAGCTGCCCACGAGTTCCCTCACCTTCGTCATTCATGGCGAGCCTCCCGCCTTCCTCGTGTACGAGCTGCCTCCTGGCCATGCGCACATGACGGTGGGGGAGGCGCCTGCCTCGCGGGCGGTGAGGGTGGAGCTGTCGCGAGTGCTCGAGGGCGGGGAGGCGGTGGTGTGCTCGCACTGCGATCCCTCGCGTCCCGCGCGCTGTGTGCATGCCGTGTCCGCGCTGGACCGGGTGATGGAGACCCTGAGCGAGACGCGGCGGGCGGAGGAGAATGCCCGGCTCGCCGAGCGGCTCTTCGTGGAGCCGGGCCGCAAGCTCCTGGAGGCACTGGACAAGGCCCGGGTGTTGGCGGACGTCCGCTCCGCTCCGGCTTCGGGCGCCCAGGTGAGCTTCCGTCTGGAAGGGGTGGAGTCCGGCGCGCCCCGGTTGCGGCCCCTGCTGCACCGGCCCGCGAAGAAGGGAGGCGTGTCGAAGGGGAGCCTCGTGTCGCCCCGTGACACGGCCGAGGCCCGTGAGCTTCTCACCTGCCCCGAGGAAGAGCAGGCGCTCGAGCTGTGCCTGTTGATGGAGCGGCAATACGGCGCGGCCGAGCGTCACCCCTTGCTGGTGCAGGCCTTGAAGCTGCTCGCGCACGGCCACCGGTTGGTGCTCGACTCACGGCGGGACACTCCACTCCGGGTGCGCGCCCTGCCGCTCGGCTTCTCTCTCGATGAGGGGGAGCCGGATGAGGACGAGCTGTGGGTGGAGCCGAGCGTGGAGGGCCTCGCGGTGCTGGAGTGGGCCCGGGAGAAGCTGCGCGACCGCTCTCCCCTGCCGTGGCTGCTCGTGCACGGCGAGGCGCCCGAGCCGCCGGAGTTGGTGCTGGTGTCCGTCTCTCCCGCGGCCATGGCGGTGTTGAGCACCGTGGTGGAGCAGGGCGGCCGGCTGCCGCTCGCGTGGCGCGCGGAGCTGTTGGATCGGCTCGGCGGCGTGGAGTCGGCCTTTCCACTCTCCCTGCCACCCTCCCTGGAAGGGCGCGAGGTACCGGCCGAGCCGGGACTGCTGCTGCGCCTGCGGCCCACGGGAGCGGAGTCCCTGGAGGGACAGTGGTTCGCGCGGCCCCTGTCCGGGGCTCGGCCCCGAGTGCCGGGAGAGGGGGTCGACATCGTCCGGGGCTCGCGCGAGGGCGAGCGCGTGTGGACGCGCCGGAACCTGGAGGACGAGCGGGCCCGGGTGGCCACGGCGATGCAGTGGCTGGGCCTGCCGATGGTGGAGCCGGGCCGCTTCGAGCTGATGGGGGCGGAGGCGTCGCTTGGTTTCCTGGAGCGCCTGGAGGAGCCGGAGCGCCCCGCGTGGGACGTGGAGTGGGAGGAGCGTCCCTGGCGCCTGGTGCGGACACCGGAGGCAAAGGGGTTGAAGGTGTCGGTGCAGCGGGAGCGGGATTGGTTCAGCGTGAAAGGGGGTGTGAAGGTCGAGGACGAGCGGGTGGAACTGGCGGTGCTGCTGGACGCGCTGCGGCGGGGCCACCGGTACGTCCCCCTGGGCAAGGGCCGGTGGCTGCGGATCACCCAGGCGCTGCGCGGGCAACTCCAGCCGCTGGCGGACGTGGCGCATGCCTCGCGTGGCCATTGGGAAGTGGGGGCGGCGGCGGTGCCCGCGCTGGACGCGCTGGCCGAGGCGGGCGCCGACGTCGAGGCGCCTCCGGACTGGCGCCGGCTGGCCGGACGCATCCGGAAGGCGGGGCGCTTGGAGGTGCCGGTGCCCGCCGGGCTTCGGGCCGAGCTGCGTGACTACCAGCGCGAGGGCTTCGAGTGGATGGCACGGCTGGCCGAGTGGGGTGGGGGAGGGTGCCTGGCGGACGACATGGGGCTGGGCAAGACGTTGCAGACGCTCGCGCTGCTGCTGCGCCGCGCGCACGAGGGCCCCGCGTTGGTGGTGGCGCCCACCTCGGTGTGCTTCAACTGGCTGCGCGAGGCGGAGCGCTTCACGCCGTCCTTGAAGATGCATGCCTACCGGGACGCGGAGCGCGAGGCGTTGTTGTCCCGTGTGGGCCCGGGGGACGTGGTGGTGGTGAGCTACGGCCTGCTGACGCGCGAGCTGGAGCGCTTCACGCCCGTGTCCTTCGCCACGCTGGTGTTGGACGAGGCCCAGGCGGTGAAGAATCCCGACACGGCCCGGGCCCGGGCGTTGTGCTCGCTCCAGGCCGAGGCGCGCATCGCGCTCTCGGGCACGCCGGTGGAGAACCGCCTGTCGGAGCTGTGGAGTCTCTTCCGGCTCGTCTTTCCGGGGCTGCTGGGCAGCCGGGAGTCCTTCCGCCAGCGCTTCGCGGGACCCATCGAGCGCGACAAGGATCCCGAGGCGCGCGCGGCGCTGGCGCGGCTGGTGCGGCCCTTCCTGTTGCGGCGCACCAAGGCGCAGGTGGCGCGCGAGCTGCCCGCCCGCGTGGAGACGGTGGTGCCCATCACCCTGTCCGAGGCGGAGCGCCGGCTGTACGAGGACACGCGCCTGGCGGCGCTCGATCGCATCGCGAAGGCGGAGGGCCCGGAGAAGCGCTTCGCGGTGCTGGCGGCCCTCACGCGCTTGCGGCTGGCGGCGTGTCACCCGCGGTTCGTGGACGCGGACTCCCCGGTGCCGTCCTCCAAGCTGGAGCGCCTGCTGGAGCTGGTGGACGGGCTGCGCGCCGAGGGGGGCCGGGCGCTCGTCTTCAGCCAGTTCGTCAAGCACCTGACCCTGGTGCGCGAGGCCCTGGAGGCGCGGGGCGTGTCCTCGCAATACCTGGATGGGGGGACACCGGCCGCCGAGCGGGAGGCACGCGTGGCGGCCTTCCAGGGCGGTGAGGGGGATGTCTTCCTCATCTCCCTGAAGGCGGGCGGCACGGGCCTCAACCTCACCGCGGCGGACCATGTCTTCCACCTGGACCCCTGGTGGAACCCGGCGGCCGAGGATCAGGCCACGGATCGGGCCCACCGCATCGGCCAGACCCGGCCCGTCACGGTGATGCGCCTCATCGCCGAGGGCACCATCGAGGAGGCGATCCTCGCGTTGCATGAGGAGAAGCGCGACCTGGCCAGCAGCCTGCTGTCGGACGCGGACGGGGCCGCGGCGCTCTCCACCGAGCAACTCCTGGGCCTCTTGCGCGCGAGCGCCGATGGGGAGCGTGCTGGCTGA
- a CDS encoding amidohydrolase family protein yields the protein MGTLLKGGIVVELEPAHVERVDLRIEGERIVARGPDLQAAPDDEVVALSGKLVFPGLVSAHQRLSASLGRGMPRPKLEGYQELVDKVRWRYEDALDLDAVQVAATAGGVEALQCGTTTLFDLHSSPRAVQGSLLRAARGLHEVGVRGVLSYAVSDRRGALGREEGLDETVSFARKARGRLRGQVGAAPLFTVGKEALEGLTEAVKSTGVGLHVPLAEDPLDEKLSVERYGGSPVARLVEGGLLSPQTVLVHVGHLAWPELAQLLPTGAWLVHTPRSNMESEVGYAPALKFGHRATLGADGVSADMFAEAQAAWLRSRDAGQPIDVLRYLANGQRLASQAFGLQIGAMREGAVADLLVMDYLPATPLTAENLAWHVVFGLGSRHVESVMVDGVWRVWARRPLSVNPSVVAEQAREAAAAIWARMGEK from the coding sequence TTGGGCACGCTCCTGAAAGGTGGCATCGTCGTCGAACTCGAGCCGGCGCACGTCGAGCGTGTGGACCTGCGCATCGAGGGCGAGCGCATCGTGGCGCGGGGTCCCGACCTCCAGGCGGCGCCGGACGACGAGGTGGTGGCGCTCTCGGGCAAGCTCGTCTTTCCGGGCCTGGTGAGCGCGCACCAGCGGCTGAGCGCGAGCCTGGGGCGGGGCATGCCCCGGCCGAAGCTCGAGGGCTACCAGGAACTGGTGGACAAGGTGCGCTGGCGCTACGAGGACGCGCTGGACCTGGACGCGGTGCAGGTGGCCGCCACGGCGGGGGGCGTGGAGGCGCTGCAGTGCGGCACCACCACGCTCTTCGATCTGCACTCCTCGCCCCGGGCCGTCCAGGGCTCGCTCTTGCGCGCGGCCCGCGGGCTGCACGAGGTGGGCGTGCGCGGGGTGCTCTCCTACGCGGTGTCGGATCGCCGGGGAGCGCTGGGGCGCGAGGAGGGGTTGGACGAGACGGTGTCCTTCGCGCGCAAGGCGCGGGGCCGGCTGCGCGGGCAGGTGGGCGCGGCGCCGCTGTTCACCGTGGGCAAGGAGGCCCTGGAGGGCCTGACCGAGGCGGTGAAGAGCACGGGCGTGGGCCTGCACGTGCCCCTGGCGGAGGATCCGCTGGACGAGAAACTGTCGGTGGAGCGCTACGGCGGCTCTCCGGTGGCGCGGCTGGTGGAGGGCGGGCTGCTGTCTCCCCAGACGGTGCTGGTGCACGTGGGCCACCTGGCGTGGCCGGAGCTCGCGCAGTTGTTGCCCACGGGGGCGTGGCTCGTGCACACGCCGCGCTCCAACATGGAGTCCGAGGTGGGCTATGCGCCGGCGCTGAAGTTCGGCCACCGGGCGACGCTGGGGGCGGACGGGGTGAGCGCGGACATGTTCGCCGAGGCCCAGGCGGCGTGGCTGCGCTCGCGCGACGCGGGACAGCCCATCGACGTGTTGCGCTACCTGGCCAATGGCCAGCGCCTGGCCTCGCAGGCCTTCGGGTTGCAGATTGGCGCCATGCGCGAGGGCGCGGTGGCGGACCTGCTCGTCATGGACTACCTGCCGGCCACGCCGCTCACGGCGGAGAACCTGGCGTGGCACGTGGTGTTCGGCCTGGGCTCGCGCCATGTGGAGTCGGTGATGGTGGATGGGGTGTGGCGGGTGTGGGCGCGCCGGCCCCTCTCGGTCAACCCATCCGTGGTGGCCGAGCAGGCGCGGGAGGCCGCCGCCGCCATCTGGGCGCGCATGGGAGAGAAGTGA
- a CDS encoding peroxiredoxin family protein: MLNSMLVAGFLMGATPQVGQVAPDFTVKDTSGKSYTLSEMVKTGPVILAFFPKAFTGGCTKELAAYTERYADLQKLDGQLLAVSTDAPQDLVKFKESLKAPFAFVPDPDATLTSLYDVKMPVMNLANRYTFVIGEERKILKVDEGKDAIDPKAAIAACPLRKKADAAAKDATKAPAK; encoded by the coding sequence ATGCTCAATTCCATGCTCGTAGCGGGCTTCCTCATGGGAGCCACCCCCCAGGTCGGCCAGGTCGCGCCGGACTTCACGGTGAAGGACACCTCCGGCAAGAGCTACACCCTGTCGGAGATGGTGAAGACGGGTCCGGTCATCCTCGCCTTCTTCCCCAAGGCCTTCACCGGCGGCTGCACGAAGGAACTCGCGGCGTACACGGAGCGGTACGCGGACTTGCAGAAGCTCGACGGGCAGTTGCTCGCCGTGAGCACGGACGCACCGCAGGATCTGGTGAAGTTCAAGGAGTCGCTCAAGGCGCCCTTCGCCTTCGTGCCGGATCCGGACGCGACGCTCACCAGCCTCTATGACGTGAAGATGCCGGTGATGAACCTGGCCAATCGCTACACGTTCGTGATTGGCGAGGAGCGCAAGATCCTCAAGGTGGACGAGGGCAAGGACGCCATCGATCCCAAGGCCGCCATTGCCGCCTGCCCGCTGCGCAAGAAGGCCGACGCGGCGGCGAAGGACGCGACGAAGGCTCCCGCGAAGTAA
- a CDS encoding transposase zinc-binding domain-containing protein, giving the protein MPWRGVAGEGQVGERGWEYRRRQPEGTVWYAAVRDHLATLLAEASELGRGLPRYVERDFARYLECGVLAHGFARVRCESCKDELLVAFSCKGRGVCPSCNAKRAHMTAVHLMERVLPHVPYRQWTLSFPHRVRWVLLKDVGLLSDVLTVFLRAVFALQRRRARRQGLRGGQAGAVSFIQFFGSALQVTPHFHSLVPDGVFVPEEGGVRFEPFCGRPLEGPSGPACAPWGCTASPLARHTALMTPVHSPPRPLGSSPLPPHGPHSAYTPGWRGWGVDHA; this is encoded by the coding sequence GTGCCCTGGCGAGGTGTGGCCGGGGAGGGGCAGGTGGGGGAGCGCGGGTGGGAGTACCGGCGGAGACAGCCGGAGGGGACGGTGTGGTATGCGGCGGTGAGGGACCATCTGGCCACGCTGCTGGCGGAGGCGAGCGAGCTGGGGCGCGGCCTGCCCCGGTACGTGGAGCGGGACTTCGCCAGGTACCTGGAGTGTGGAGTGTTGGCGCACGGCTTCGCGCGGGTGCGCTGCGAGAGTTGCAAGGACGAGCTTCTTGTCGCCTTCTCGTGCAAGGGGCGAGGGGTCTGTCCCTCCTGCAACGCGAAGCGCGCGCATATGACGGCGGTGCACCTGATGGAGCGGGTGCTGCCGCACGTGCCCTACCGGCAGTGGACGCTGTCCTTTCCGCACCGGGTGCGCTGGGTGTTGCTCAAGGACGTGGGACTGCTCTCGGACGTCCTCACTGTCTTCTTGCGCGCGGTGTTCGCCCTGCAGCGCCGGAGGGCACGGCGGCAGGGCCTGCGGGGTGGGCAGGCCGGGGCCGTGTCGTTCATCCAGTTCTTCGGCTCGGCGTTGCAAGTGACGCCTCACTTCCACTCGCTGGTGCCGGACGGCGTCTTCGTGCCGGAGGAGGGTGGCGTGCGCTTCGAGCCGTTCTGTGGCCGCCCCCTGGAGGGGCCCTCTGGGCCGGCGTGTGCCCCATGGGGCTGCACCGCGTCTCCTCTGGCCCGGCACACAGCCCTCATGACACCCGTCCACAGCCCTCCTCGCCCCCTCGGCTCCAGCCCTCTCCCTCCACACGGCCCCCATTCCGCCTATACGCCGGGGTGGCGCGGGTGGGGAGTCGACCACGCGTGA
- a CDS encoding type VI secretion system Vgr family protein, whose amino-acid sequence MVARTSVAGSTSLFRFEASGCAVELRVVRFSGHEELSSLYEFQLELACEESALSFSDVVGQQALLTIEGEQAPRHVHGIVSRFEQVGSHPRYTRYQATLVPLVWRLRHRRDNRIFQDLSTPDILKQVLRKAGVSSEYFELRLSGTYEPRNYCVQYRESDWDFLSRLMEEDGIFHFFEHRADMHVLVMGDDSSACQPIAGTEALVFRHERGLVTEVEQVVGFRFSEEIQSGLVSLRDFNFKKPDLPMDAEHEAEQDTDLEVYDYPGEYQDPTRGSSAKGGGIAKLRLEELQARRKVGHGESDCERLVPGSFFTLAEHARGDFNIRYLLTHVEHRGHQPQVLDEEAPSSAFSYSNTFSCLSAKVPFRPSRRTPRPVVRGVQTALVVGPAGEEIHVDEHGRVKVQFHWDRQGQRNDKSSCWVRVSQPWGGESWGGMFIPRVGQEVIVDFIEGDPDRPLITGRVYNGTSPPPHPLPDAKTKSSMRTNSSPGGGGFNELRFEDKKGAEQVFIHSQRNMDVHVKNDSLEDILNDRHQSIKRDQNEEVSRDKSLKVHRDSQEHVGGDVKLLVGGIDGPGHQHIHIKASRKELVDADSHLRVGGNRNERVGASWSLSVGEDLQVHVGLNHALAAGQEIHLSAPTVVIDATQGLTLKVGANFITLDPASISVMGTVLNLNSGGAALDGRGVKLTQPEAPADAQPTAPTPADDGG is encoded by the coding sequence ATGGTCGCACGTACTTCCGTGGCGGGTAGCACCTCCTTGTTCCGGTTCGAGGCCTCGGGTTGCGCGGTCGAACTGCGTGTCGTGCGCTTCTCCGGACACGAGGAGTTGTCGAGCCTTTATGAGTTTCAGCTCGAACTGGCTTGCGAGGAGTCCGCGCTGAGCTTCTCGGACGTGGTGGGCCAACAGGCCCTGCTGACAATCGAGGGAGAACAGGCGCCTCGGCATGTCCACGGCATCGTCTCGCGCTTCGAGCAGGTGGGCAGTCACCCGCGCTACACCCGCTACCAGGCCACCCTGGTGCCCCTGGTGTGGCGCCTGAGGCACCGGCGGGACAATCGCATTTTCCAGGACCTCTCCACCCCCGACATCCTCAAGCAGGTGTTGCGCAAGGCGGGCGTCTCCAGCGAGTACTTCGAGTTGCGGCTGAGCGGTACGTACGAGCCACGCAATTACTGTGTGCAGTACCGCGAATCCGACTGGGATTTCCTCTCCCGGCTCATGGAGGAGGACGGCATCTTCCACTTCTTCGAGCACCGTGCGGACATGCATGTACTCGTCATGGGGGATGACTCGAGCGCCTGCCAACCTATCGCGGGGACCGAGGCGCTCGTCTTCCGTCACGAGCGCGGGCTCGTCACCGAGGTGGAGCAGGTGGTCGGCTTTCGCTTCTCCGAGGAAATCCAATCCGGCTTGGTGAGTCTGCGCGACTTCAACTTCAAGAAGCCGGACCTGCCCATGGACGCCGAGCATGAGGCCGAACAGGATACGGACCTGGAAGTGTATGACTATCCGGGCGAGTACCAGGATCCCACCCGGGGCTCCTCGGCCAAGGGGGGCGGCATCGCGAAGCTCCGGCTGGAGGAGTTGCAGGCCCGGCGCAAGGTGGGCCACGGCGAGAGTGATTGCGAGCGGCTGGTTCCCGGCTCCTTCTTCACGCTCGCAGAGCACGCGCGAGGGGACTTCAACATCCGCTACCTGCTGACGCATGTGGAGCACCGGGGGCATCAGCCACAGGTGCTGGACGAGGAGGCGCCGTCCAGTGCGTTCAGCTATTCCAACACCTTCTCATGCCTTTCCGCGAAGGTGCCCTTCCGGCCGTCCAGGCGTACCCCCCGGCCCGTGGTCCGCGGGGTCCAGACCGCCCTCGTGGTGGGTCCTGCGGGCGAGGAGATCCATGTCGACGAGCACGGCCGGGTGAAGGTCCAGTTCCACTGGGACCGGCAGGGGCAGCGCAACGACAAGAGTTCCTGCTGGGTCCGGGTGAGCCAGCCCTGGGGCGGAGAGTCGTGGGGCGGCATGTTCATTCCCCGCGTTGGCCAGGAAGTCATCGTCGACTTCATCGAGGGTGACCCGGACCGGCCCCTCATCACCGGACGCGTGTACAATGGCACCAGCCCGCCACCCCATCCCCTGCCGGACGCCAAGACGAAGAGTTCCATGCGGACGAACTCGTCGCCGGGGGGCGGTGGCTTCAACGAGCTGCGCTTCGAGGACAAGAAGGGCGCCGAGCAGGTGTTCATCCACTCGCAGCGCAACATGGACGTTCACGTCAAGAACGACTCCCTGGAGGACATCCTCAACGACCGGCACCAGAGCATCAAGCGGGACCAGAACGAGGAGGTGTCGCGGGACAAGAGTCTCAAGGTACACCGCGACAGTCAGGAGCACGTCGGAGGCGACGTGAAGCTGCTGGTGGGCGGCATCGATGGGCCGGGCCATCAGCACATCCACATCAAGGCCAGCCGCAAGGAGTTGGTGGACGCGGACAGCCACCTGCGGGTGGGTGGCAACCGCAACGAACGGGTGGGCGCCTCCTGGTCTCTGTCCGTGGGCGAGGATTTGCAGGTGCACGTGGGGCTCAACCACGCGCTGGCGGCGGGCCAGGAAATTCACCTGAGTGCCCCCACGGTGGTGATCGACGCGACCCAGGGATTGACGCTCAAGGTGGGGGCCAACTTCATCACCCTCGACCCGGCCAGCATCTCCGTGATGGGCACGGTGCTCAACCTCAACAGTGGAGGCGCGGCGCTCGATGGCCGGGGGGTGAAGCTGACCCAACCCGAGGCCCCGGCGGATGCGCAGCCCACCGCTCCCACGCCCGCCGATGATGGCGGGTAG